The following coding sequences lie in one Benincasa hispida cultivar B227 chromosome 6, ASM972705v1, whole genome shotgun sequence genomic window:
- the LOC120079937 gene encoding protein LAZ1 homolog 2 produces MKTSISITPQQDIYEDLYQPALIIAACFAVVALVLSLFLILQHLKSYSNPSEQKWIVAVLFMVPVYATESIISLWNPRFSLACDILRNCYEAFALYSFGSYLIACLGGERRVVELLESESTIQLDEPLIEGEEKRSRPQRTLWNFLLKPRALGKDLLTIEKFGLVQYMILKTASAFLAFILELFGVYGDGKFKWFYGYPYIAVVLNFSQMWALYCLVQFYNVTHEQLKPIKPLAKFISFKAIVFATWWQGVGIALLRELGVLPKEGKLETGLQDFLICIEMAIAAVAHIFVFSAEPYRYIPVSASGVTIETVEGAVEVKEGKDDKKPALVERTETHVEAPGTSVTESVQDIVLEGGQRVVKDVVLTINQAIGPVEKGVAMIQETLHQRTIGSDEEESDVEVEEYVEKTLAGTEAV; encoded by the exons ATGAAGACATCAATTTCTATCACACCGCAGCAAGACATATATGAAGATCTCTATCAACCAGCACTTATTATCGCAGCATGCTTTGCGGTTGTCGCTCTGGTGCTCTCCCTTTTCCTCATTCTACAGCATCTCAAATCTTACTCCAATCCATCG GAACAAAAGTGGATTGTTGCGGTTCTTTTTATGGTTCCTGTTTATGCCACCGAGTCG ATTATATCATTATGGAATCCCAGATTTTCCCTTGCATGTGACATCTTAAGGAACTGCTACGAAGCCTTCGCCTTGTATTCTTTTGGAAGTTATTTGATTGCTTGTCTTG GTGGTGAGAGAAGAGTGGTTGAACTACTTGAAAgtgaatcaacaatacaactgGATGAACCTCTAATAGAAGGTGAAGAAAAGAGGTCAAGGCCTCAAAGAACATTGTGGAACTTTCTCCTGAAACCGCGTGCTCTCGGAAAAGATTTACTCACCATAGAGAAGTTCGGTCTCGTTCAATAT ATGATTCTGAAGACGGCATCCGCATTCCTAGCATTTATATTGGAGCTTTTTGGAGTGTATGGTGATGgaaagttcaagtggttctacgG GTATCCATACATAGCGGTGGTACTTAACTTCAGTCAGATGTGGGCACTCTATTGTCTTGTCCAGTTTTATAATGTAACTCACGAGCAACTGAAACCAATAAAGCCACTAGCAAAATTCATTAGCTTCAAAGCCATAGTGTTTGCAACATGGTGGCAAGGTGTAGGTATTGCTCTATTACGTGAACTTGGAGTTCTGCCAAAGGAGGGGAAACTAGAAACTGGACTGCAGGATTTCTTAATTTGCATAGAA ATGGCCATTGCAGCTGTAGCTCATATATTTGTTTTCTCTGCTGAGCCTTATCGTTACATACCAGTTTCTGCGAGCGGAGTAACCATAGAAACAGTCGAAGGGGCAGTTGAGGTGAAAGAAGGCAAAGATGATAAAAAACCGGCTCTGGTAGAAAGGACAGAAACCCATGTGGAGGCCCCTGGGACAAGTGTCACCGAGAGTGTCCAGGACATAGTTCTCGAAGGTGGTCAACGA GTTGTTAAGGATGTCGTATTGACCATAAACCAAGCAATAGGACCGGTGGAGAAAGGTGTAGCCATGATACAAGAGACCCTTCACCAACGAACGATAGGTTCAGATGAAGAAGAGTCGGATGTAGAGGTTGAAGAATACGTGGAAAAAACCCTTGCTGGAACTGAAGCCGTCTGa
- the LOC120079936 gene encoding protein trichome birefringence-like 16 isoform X2 yields the protein MKKGFYGLRGKELSLVTIALMCMVIIMLTWEKTPLLNTFPPPQTRLQLSPDRGRLVSISPLEQQGHTGEHVPVFEDRNIVNNQEARGPFSHGYSNEEDTVSSQNKACNYAKGKWVVDEEQPSYSGFGCKQWLSGMWACRLTQRTDFSYEKLRWQPNNCEMERFKGSEFLKRMQDKTLAFVGDSLGRQQFQSMMCMVTGGKEEQHFVDVGEEYGLVLAPGDTRPNGWAYRFPSTNTTILYYWSASLCDVEPLDEKDQNTDYAMHLDRPPAFLQQYINKFDVLVLNTGHHWNRGKLKANRWVMHVDGKPNNDRKLAMIWSAKNFTIYSIVNWVNSQLPKYPGLKAFYRSISPRHFVGGDWNTGGSCDNTRPMSIGKEVLQDESSDESAAGAVKGTGVKILDITALSQLRDEAHISKYSITAKAGVQDCLHWCLPGVPDTWNEILFAQI from the exons ATGAAGAAGGGTTTTTATGGACTGCGGGGTAAAGAGTTATCTCTTGTAACCATTGCCTTGATGTGCATGGTTATTATTATGTTGACATGGGAGAAGACTCCTCTTCTTAATACCTTTCCTCCACCTCAGACTCGATTGCAGCTGTCTCCAG ATCGCGGTAGACTGGTTAGTATTTCTCCTTTGGAGCAACAAGGACATACTGGCGAACATGTTCCCGTTTTTGAAGATAGAAACATTGTAAATAACCAAGAAGCTCGTGGGCCTTTTTCTCATGGTTATTCAAATGAAGAGGACACAGTATCTTCTCAGAATAAAG CCTGCAATTATGCAAAAGGAAAATGGGTTGTAGATGAGGAGCAGCCTTCGTATTCTGGATTTGGCTGCAAGCAATGGCTCTCTGGCATGTGGGCTTGTCGTTTGACCCAACGCACAGATTTTTCCTATGAAAAGCTTAGATGGCAGCCAAATAATTGTGAAATGGAAAGATTCAAAGGTTCCGAGTTTTTGAAAAG GATGCAAGACAAAACTCTAGCTTTTGTTGGAGACTCTTTAGGCCGCCAGCAATTCCAGTCTATGATGTGTATGGTCACAGGTGGTAAGGAGGAGCAGCATTTCGTGGATGTGGGTGAAGAATACGGCTTGGTCTTAGCTCCTGGCGATACACGCCCTAATGGGTGGGCATATCGATTCCCAAGCACCAATACTACAATTCTCTACTACTGGTCAGCTAGCCTCTGCGATGTGGAGCCCTTGGATGAAAAAGATCAAAACACCGATTATGCCATGCATCTTGATCGACCACCTGCATTCCTACAgcaatatattaataaatttgatGTGTTGGTTCTAAACACAGGGCACCATTGGAATCGTGGAAAGCTCAAGGCTAATCGCTGGGTGATGCATGTGGATGGCAAGCCAAACAATGACAGGAAACTCGCTATGATTTGGAGTGCCAAGAATTTCACCATCTACAGTATCGTCAACTGGGTGAACTCTCAGCTGCCAAAGTATCCAGGCTTGAAAGCTTTTTATCGATCAATTTCACCAAGACACTTTGTGGGTGGAGATTGGAATACAGGAGGAAGTTGTGACAACACGAGACCAATGTCAATTGGAAAGGAAGTATTACAAGATGAATCAAGTGATGAGAGTGCTGCAGGCGCAGTGAAAGGGACGGGGGTTAAGATTTTGGACATAACAGCCCTCTCCCAGCTTAGAGACGAGGCTCATATATCTAAATACAGCATAACAGCTAAAGCCGGGGTTCAGGATTGCCTCCACTGGTGTCTACCAGGCGTCCCTGATACATGGAATGAGATTTTGTTTGCGCAAATCTAG
- the LOC120079936 gene encoding protein trichome birefringence-like 14 isoform X1, with protein sequence MKKGFYGLRGKELSLVTIALMCMVIIMLTWEKTPLLNTFPPPQTRLQLSPDRGRLVSISPLEQQGHTGEHVPVFEDRNIVNNQEARGPFSHGYSNEEDTVSSQNKGNPLGSRETTHKQIVELRNDGNSGSPGEIIEDETIHNQIVVEGKKAPIKQEVFKPKPEKVDGKIKQVVEENYSRQAEQNVDSVSSNIYNGSTIDDKLKRTQACNYAKGKWVVDEEQPSYSGFGCKQWLSGMWACRLTQRTDFSYEKLRWQPNNCEMERFKGSEFLKRMQDKTLAFVGDSLGRQQFQSMMCMVTGGKEEQHFVDVGEEYGLVLAPGDTRPNGWAYRFPSTNTTILYYWSASLCDVEPLDEKDQNTDYAMHLDRPPAFLQQYINKFDVLVLNTGHHWNRGKLKANRWVMHVDGKPNNDRKLAMIWSAKNFTIYSIVNWVNSQLPKYPGLKAFYRSISPRHFVGGDWNTGGSCDNTRPMSIGKEVLQDESSDESAAGAVKGTGVKILDITALSQLRDEAHISKYSITAKAGVQDCLHWCLPGVPDTWNEILFAQI encoded by the exons ATGAAGAAGGGTTTTTATGGACTGCGGGGTAAAGAGTTATCTCTTGTAACCATTGCCTTGATGTGCATGGTTATTATTATGTTGACATGGGAGAAGACTCCTCTTCTTAATACCTTTCCTCCACCTCAGACTCGATTGCAGCTGTCTCCAG ATCGCGGTAGACTGGTTAGTATTTCTCCTTTGGAGCAACAAGGACATACTGGCGAACATGTTCCCGTTTTTGAAGATAGAAACATTGTAAATAACCAAGAAGCTCGTGGGCCTTTTTCTCATGGTTATTCAAATGAAGAGGACACAGTATCTTCTCAGAATAAAG GAAACCCTCTAGGTTCCAGAGAAACTACACACAAACAGATAGTGGAACTTAGAAATGATGGGAACTCAGGAAGTCCAGGAGAAATTATAGAAGATGAAACAATACATAACCAAATTGTGGTAGAAGGTAAAAAGGCTCCTATAAAGCAAGAGGTTTTTAAACCAAAACCAGAAAAAGTTGATGGAAAAATAAAGCAGGTAGtagaagaaaattattcaaGACAAGCagaacaaaatgttgattcAGTGTCGTCGAATATATACAATGGCAGTACGATAGATGACAAATTGAAGAGGACTCAAG CCTGCAATTATGCAAAAGGAAAATGGGTTGTAGATGAGGAGCAGCCTTCGTATTCTGGATTTGGCTGCAAGCAATGGCTCTCTGGCATGTGGGCTTGTCGTTTGACCCAACGCACAGATTTTTCCTATGAAAAGCTTAGATGGCAGCCAAATAATTGTGAAATGGAAAGATTCAAAGGTTCCGAGTTTTTGAAAAG GATGCAAGACAAAACTCTAGCTTTTGTTGGAGACTCTTTAGGCCGCCAGCAATTCCAGTCTATGATGTGTATGGTCACAGGTGGTAAGGAGGAGCAGCATTTCGTGGATGTGGGTGAAGAATACGGCTTGGTCTTAGCTCCTGGCGATACACGCCCTAATGGGTGGGCATATCGATTCCCAAGCACCAATACTACAATTCTCTACTACTGGTCAGCTAGCCTCTGCGATGTGGAGCCCTTGGATGAAAAAGATCAAAACACCGATTATGCCATGCATCTTGATCGACCACCTGCATTCCTACAgcaatatattaataaatttgatGTGTTGGTTCTAAACACAGGGCACCATTGGAATCGTGGAAAGCTCAAGGCTAATCGCTGGGTGATGCATGTGGATGGCAAGCCAAACAATGACAGGAAACTCGCTATGATTTGGAGTGCCAAGAATTTCACCATCTACAGTATCGTCAACTGGGTGAACTCTCAGCTGCCAAAGTATCCAGGCTTGAAAGCTTTTTATCGATCAATTTCACCAAGACACTTTGTGGGTGGAGATTGGAATACAGGAGGAAGTTGTGACAACACGAGACCAATGTCAATTGGAAAGGAAGTATTACAAGATGAATCAAGTGATGAGAGTGCTGCAGGCGCAGTGAAAGGGACGGGGGTTAAGATTTTGGACATAACAGCCCTCTCCCAGCTTAGAGACGAGGCTCATATATCTAAATACAGCATAACAGCTAAAGCCGGGGTTCAGGATTGCCTCCACTGGTGTCTACCAGGCGTCCCTGATACATGGAATGAGATTTTGTTTGCGCAAATCTAG